A single window of Brachyhypopomus gauderio isolate BG-103 chromosome 21, BGAUD_0.2, whole genome shotgun sequence DNA harbors:
- the kcnab2b gene encoding voltage-gated potassium channel subunit beta-1-like isoform X4 yields the protein MTWNLGKSGLRVSCLGLGTWVTFGGQITDEVAEDLMTVAYENGINLFDTAEVYAAGKAEMVLGSIIKKKGWRRSSLVITTKIYWGGKAETERGLSRKHIIEGLRTSLERLQLEYVDVVFANRPDPNTPMEETVRAMTHVINQGMAMYWGTSRWSSMEIMEAYSVARQFNLIPPICEQAEYHMFQREKVEVQLPELYHKIGVGAMTWSPLACGIISGKYDCGVPPCSRASLKGYQWLKDKILSEEGRSQQGKLKELQAIAERLGCTLPQLAIAWCLRNEGVSSVLLGASNTEQLLENIGAIQVLPKLSSSIIHEVDSILGNKPYTKKDYRS from the exons ATGACTTG GAACCTGGGGAAGTCTGGGCTACGGGTGTCCTGTCTGGGGCTGG GAACTTGGGTAACCTTTGGAGGTCAAATAACAGATGAG GTAGCAGAGGACCTGATGACGGTGGCATATGAGAACGGCATTAACCTGTTCGACACAGCCGAGGTGTATGCCGCGGGCAA GGCTGAAATGGTTCTTGGTAGCATCATTAAGAAGAAAGGCTGGAG GCGCTCCAGTTTGGTTATAACCACCAAGATCTACTGGGGCGGAAA agcAGAAACGGAAAGAGGCTTGTCCAGAAAACATATCATAGAAG GTCTGAGGACGTCTCTGGAGAGATTGCAGTTAGAGTATGTTGACGTGGTATTTGCTAACAGGCCGGACCCCAACACACCCATGGAAG AGACGGTGCGTGCGATGACCCACGTGATAAACCAAGGCATGGCTATGTACTGGGGGACATCTCGCTGGAGCTCCATGGAGATCATG gaAGCGTACTCAGTGGCACGACAGTTCAACCTGATCCCCCCCATCTGTGAGCAGGCTGAGTATCACATGTtccagagagagaaggtggaAGTGCAGCTCCCAGAGCTCTACCAcaagatag GGGTGGGTGCCATGACCTGGTCTCCTCTGGCCTGTGGGATCATCTCTGGGAAGTATGACTGCGGTGTCCCGCCATGCTCACGTGCCTCTCTGAAG GGCTACCAGTGGTTGAAGGACAAGATCCTGAGTGAGGAAGGCCGGAGTCAGCAGGGGAAGCTGAAAGAGCTGCAGGCCATCGCGGAGAGGCTGGGCTGCACCCTGCCCCAGCTGGCCATCG CATGGTGCCTGAGGAACGAGGGTGTGAGCTCTGTGCTGCTGGGAGCCTCCAACACGGAGCAGCTGTTGGAGAACATCGGAGCTATCCAG GTTCTTCCGAAGCTGTCGTCATCGATCATTCATGAGGTGGACAGTATCTTAGGCAACAAGCCATATACTAAAAAGGACTACAGGTCCTAG